The following are encoded together in the Acidovorax sp. KKS102 genome:
- a CDS encoding nitroreductase: MSVIPWPLNPSSRAQPAAARASAPDDVAGLAAALIQSRQTILPKRLGGPGPSASELAQILQAAAHAPDHGQLLPWRFILVPQAARPPLADVFAQALLERDPAATAEQAEQAREKAFRSPVLLLAVVDAERGDAEIDLAERTVSAGCAVQNMLLMATAQGYGSALTSGKALKAPSLRALFQLAASEQALCFISIGTVLSRKAVRARPAASAYVSTLDAERGVLPGF; the protein is encoded by the coding sequence ATGTCTGTGATTCCCTGGCCGTTGAACCCTTCGTCCCGTGCGCAGCCGGCTGCGGCGCGGGCCAGTGCGCCGGACGATGTGGCCGGGCTGGCGGCAGCGCTGATCCAGTCGCGCCAGACCATCCTGCCCAAGCGCCTGGGCGGCCCTGGCCCCAGCGCGTCCGAGCTGGCGCAGATCCTCCAGGCCGCAGCCCATGCGCCAGACCATGGACAGCTATTGCCCTGGCGCTTCATCCTCGTACCGCAGGCCGCGCGCCCGCCGCTGGCCGATGTGTTTGCGCAAGCCCTGCTGGAGCGCGACCCTGCTGCGACCGCTGAGCAGGCCGAGCAGGCGCGCGAGAAGGCGTTTCGATCCCCGGTGTTACTGCTGGCCGTGGTGGATGCGGAGCGGGGCGACGCCGAGATCGATCTGGCCGAGCGCACCGTCTCTGCGGGCTGCGCTGTGCAGAACATGCTGCTGATGGCGACGGCGCAGGGCTACGGCTCCGCGCTGACCAGCGGCAAGGCGCTGAAGGCGCCCAGCCTGCGGGCCTTGTTCCAGCTGGCGGCCTCCGAGCAGGCCCTGTGCTTCATCAGCATTGGCACCGTGCTGTCGCGCAAGGCGGTGCGTGCACGCCCGGCGGCCAGTGCCTATGTGAGCACGCTGGATGCCGAGCGGGGCGTGTTGCCCGGTTTTTGA